DNA sequence from the Tenacibaculum mesophilum genome:
CTTTTTTCTTTTGTAAAACCAACAATAAATAAAGAAGAAATACCTATTTTTGCAAAAATTTTTTAATTTTAGTTAACACACAACTATGTCAACAATAACAAATTACGAAAAAGAAGTAGTAAATCAAGCACAAGTTCGAAGAGCTACGGTTGAGTTTATAAACATCGTTAACGATTTATGGTACGATAAATCTATCGAGTTAGTATTATTTAGAAATCCATTGGTAGATAAAAGAGCTAGTGAGGTTTTAAATTTAATCGATTATGCTAAAGAATTTGTAGCGAAGCCAATAACAATAGAAGATGCTTTAGAAATAGCTAAATCAATTCAATCAATTGATTTACCACCATCAAAATTAGATATTGGTAAATTAGCATACGAATATCATTTACAAGATGAAGCATCGGTAGATAAAATAGCTTTTGTAAAAGAGCAATTAAAAGATGCTACTGAAGCAGAAAATATTCAACCAAAAGACGTAGTATTATACGGTTTTGGACGTATTGGTCGTTTATTAGCTCGTGAGTTGAGCAGTAAAATGGGTAAAGGTTCTCAATTACGATTAAGAGCTGTAGTAACTCGTGGTAAAATAGATCAAACAGTATTAGAAAAAAGAGCTTCTTTGTTAAGTGTAGATTCTGTACATGGAGATTTCTTAGGAACAGTTCAGGTAGATGCTGATAACAATGCTTTAATCATTAACGGTACAACTGTTTACATGATTTCTGCTGCACAACCAGAAGATATTGATTATACGCAATATGGAATTAACGATGCGTTAATTATTGATAACACAGGAGCTTTTAGAGATGAAGAAGCATTAAGTCGTCACTTAAAAGCAAAAGGAGCAAGTAAAGTATTATTAACAGCTCCAGGTGCAGGTGTACCTAACATTGTTCACGGTGTAAACCATGAAGAAAATAACCCTGATAATATCGATATTTTCTCAGCAGCTTCATGTACTACCAATGCTATTACACCAGTATTAAAAGTGTTAGAAGATAACTTCGGAATAAAAAAAGGACACTTAGAAACAATTCATGCATATACAAACGATCAAAACTTGGTTGATAACATGCATAAGAAATACCGTAGAGGTAGAGCTGCTGCGTTAAACATGGTAATTACAGAAACAGGGGCAGGAAAAGCAGTAGCAAAAGCATTACCAGCATTAGCAGGTAAGTTAACCTCAAGTGCTATTCGTGTACCAGTGCCTAACGGATCGTTAGCAATCTTAAACTTACAATTAAATACTCCAGCAACAGTAGAGTCAGTAAACGCTATCATGAAGCAGTATGCCTTAGAAGGAGATTTGGTAGAGCAAATTCAATACTCATTAAGTAATGAATTAGTGTCTTCTGATATTGTAGGAACAACAGCACCATCTATTTTCGACAGTAAAGCAACAATAGCTGACGGAGATACTATCGTAATTTATGTATGGTACGATAATGAATATGGTTATTCACATCAAGTAATGCGTTTAGC
Encoded proteins:
- a CDS encoding glyceraldehyde-3-phosphate dehydrogenase, translated to MSTITNYEKEVVNQAQVRRATVEFINIVNDLWYDKSIELVLFRNPLVDKRASEVLNLIDYAKEFVAKPITIEDALEIAKSIQSIDLPPSKLDIGKLAYEYHLQDEASVDKIAFVKEQLKDATEAENIQPKDVVLYGFGRIGRLLARELSSKMGKGSQLRLRAVVTRGKIDQTVLEKRASLLSVDSVHGDFLGTVQVDADNNALIINGTTVYMISAAQPEDIDYTQYGINDALIIDNTGAFRDEEALSRHLKAKGASKVLLTAPGAGVPNIVHGVNHEENNPDNIDIFSAASCTTNAITPVLKVLEDNFGIKKGHLETIHAYTNDQNLVDNMHKKYRRGRAAALNMVITETGAGKAVAKALPALAGKLTSSAIRVPVPNGSLAILNLQLNTPATVESVNAIMKQYALEGDLVEQIQYSLSNELVSSDIVGTTAPSIFDSKATIADGDTIVIYVWYDNEYGYSHQVMRLAKHIAKVRRYTYY